From Salipiger profundus, a single genomic window includes:
- a CDS encoding LysR family transcriptional regulator has translation MRQIQPDPYDPERIARELDWNLLRTFVVLAESRSVTEAAARLRLKQPSVSSALKRLEDRVGRKLIYRQPGRYDLTEAGQLLYREAVEINGSILRLSTLLREMTDEVRGHVKLAVASHVVCPFFDRVLAEFHAAHPGASLSIDVHSSAQALAEVSAKRASFAICLVRARNPRLEYSRLYREFFGLFCGPYHPLFGREGLTPDDLDGMPTVSFDTDRLEDVLKPVALMRAQSRLGMRINGTSSNLEEVRRMIIAGLGIGPLPVHVAQRDVADGLLWQVPPFSELPAIDVHLVWNPQAVLNRAEMILLQMIRDAIAATPIEERTYLPGPGG, from the coding sequence ATGAGACAAATACAGCCCGATCCCTACGATCCTGAGCGCATCGCCCGCGAGCTAGACTGGAACCTGCTGCGCACCTTCGTCGTGCTGGCCGAATCCCGGTCGGTGACCGAGGCCGCGGCACGGCTGCGGCTCAAGCAGCCCTCGGTCTCTTCCGCCTTGAAAAGACTGGAAGATCGCGTCGGGCGGAAGCTCATCTACCGGCAACCGGGGCGCTACGATCTGACCGAGGCGGGCCAGCTGCTCTACCGCGAGGCGGTCGAGATCAACGGCTCGATCCTGCGGCTCTCGACGCTGCTGCGCGAGATGACCGACGAGGTGCGGGGCCATGTGAAGCTTGCCGTGGCCAGTCACGTGGTCTGCCCATTCTTTGATCGCGTCCTGGCCGAGTTCCACGCCGCCCATCCCGGCGCGAGCCTGTCGATCGACGTGCATTCGAGCGCGCAGGCGCTGGCCGAGGTCTCGGCCAAGCGGGCCTCCTTCGCGATCTGCCTTGTCCGGGCACGCAATCCGCGGCTGGAATACAGCCGCCTCTATCGCGAGTTCTTCGGCCTGTTCTGCGGACCCTACCATCCCCTCTTCGGACGCGAGGGGCTCACGCCGGACGATCTCGACGGCATGCCCACGGTCAGCTTCGACACCGACCGGCTCGAGGACGTGCTGAAACCGGTGGCCCTGATGCGCGCGCAATCGAGGCTCGGCATGCGGATCAACGGCACCTCGAGCAATCTCGAAGAGGTGCGCCGGATGATCATCGCCGGACTCGGGATCGGCCCGCTGCCGGTCCATGTGGCGCAGCGCGATGTGGCCGACGGGCTGCTCTGGCAGGTGCCGCCCTTCTCCGAGCTTCCGGCGATCGACGTGCATCTCGTGTGGAACCCGCAGGCGGTGCTGAACCGGGCCGAGATGATCCTGCTGCAGATGATCCGCGACGCCATCGCGGCCACGCCCATCGAAGAGCGCACCTATCTTCCCGGCCCCGGCGGTTGA
- a CDS encoding ABC transporter permease translates to MSVEAREARQPWILLSPALAAVTLLLIVPLCFIVVYSFWLRTATGADQAGFYLDNWREALTDRFYRDILLNTLKIAGITTLVCALMGYPSAYFIARSRGNKAMLLLLLMLPFWISYIIRTMSWINILGVSGALNSVLLWSGLISEPVQMLYNETTVILGLVHFLLPFMILNIFVSLDGIDVTLEDAANSLGATKWQSFLQVTLPLSLPGLAAGGLLCFVLGAGTYITPLVLGGPTDAMFANLVFEAIITQLNWPLGSALSLMLLVVLGILVGIYNRYLGMAQLMKGLG, encoded by the coding sequence ATGTCGGTCGAGGCCCGCGAGGCACGTCAGCCCTGGATCCTGCTTTCACCCGCGTTGGCGGCGGTCACGCTGCTGCTGATCGTGCCGCTCTGCTTCATCGTGGTCTACAGTTTCTGGCTGCGCACGGCGACCGGCGCGGATCAGGCCGGCTTCTACCTCGACAACTGGCGCGAGGCTCTGACCGACCGCTTCTACCGCGACATCCTGCTGAACACGCTGAAGATCGCCGGCATCACGACGCTGGTCTGCGCCCTGATGGGCTACCCCTCGGCGTATTTCATCGCCCGTTCGCGCGGCAACAAGGCGATGCTGCTGCTGCTGCTCATGCTGCCGTTCTGGATCAGCTACATCATACGCACGATGAGTTGGATCAACATCCTCGGGGTCTCCGGCGCGCTGAACTCGGTTCTGCTGTGGAGTGGGCTGATCTCGGAGCCGGTCCAGATGCTCTACAACGAGACGACGGTGATCCTCGGCCTCGTGCACTTCCTGCTGCCGTTCATGATCCTCAACATCTTCGTCAGCCTCGACGGCATCGACGTGACGCTCGAGGACGCGGCCAACTCGCTGGGCGCGACGAAATGGCAGAGCTTCCTGCAGGTGACGCTGCCGCTGTCACTGCCCGGTCTCGCGGCGGGCGGACTGCTGTGCTTCGTGCTGGGGGCGGGCACCTACATCACGCCGCTGGTGCTCGGCGGACCGACCGACGCGATGTTCGCCAACCTCGTGTTCGAGGCGATCATCACCCAGCTCAACTGGCCGCTGGGCTCGGCGCTGTCGCTGATGCTGCTGGTGGTGCTGGGCATCCTTGTGGGCATCTACAACCGCTATCTCGGCATGGCGCAACTGATGAAGGGGCTGGGCTGA
- a CDS encoding ABC transporter permease, translating to MGWFFIRGYAILVYLFMFLPVAVVVLLSFNASQFGSFPMTGFSFRWFVELAQNDAILRAFRTSVILGLLTALISTTLGVLASLALVRYRVPGANMVSTLLIAPILVPEVVLAVALLLFLNVLGVNKSFGLLLFGHVIFTLPFVILVVQARLVSIRRDVEEAAMSLGASPRQTFFQITLPLMLPAVLAGGLFAFTISFDDITGTLFWKPGGVETVPTQIFAMLRNSISPEINALGTVMIVMTVGLPLLGAGIARQLSKKGG from the coding sequence ATGGGCTGGTTTTTCATTCGCGGCTACGCGATCCTCGTCTACCTGTTCATGTTCCTGCCCGTCGCGGTGGTGGTGCTGCTCAGCTTCAACGCGTCGCAGTTCGGCAGCTTCCCGATGACCGGCTTCTCGTTCCGCTGGTTCGTGGAACTGGCGCAGAACGACGCGATCCTGCGGGCGTTCCGCACGTCCGTGATCCTCGGGCTGCTGACGGCGCTGATCTCGACCACGCTGGGCGTGCTCGCGAGCCTCGCGCTGGTGCGCTACCGGGTGCCGGGGGCCAACATGGTCTCGACCCTGCTGATCGCGCCGATCCTCGTGCCCGAGGTGGTGCTCGCGGTGGCGCTGCTGCTGTTCCTCAACGTGCTGGGCGTCAACAAGAGCTTCGGCCTGCTGCTCTTCGGTCACGTGATCTTCACGCTGCCCTTCGTGATCCTCGTGGTGCAGGCGCGGCTGGTGTCGATCCGCCGCGACGTCGAGGAGGCCGCCATGAGCCTCGGCGCGAGCCCGCGGCAGACGTTCTTCCAGATCACCCTGCCGCTGATGCTGCCGGCGGTGCTGGCGGGCGGGCTCTTCGCCTTCACCATCAGCTTCGACGACATCACCGGCACGCTGTTCTGGAAGCCGGGCGGGGTCGAGACGGTGCCCACCCAGATCTTCGCCATGCTGCGCAACTCGATCAGCCCCGAGATCAACGCGCTCGGCACCGTGATGATCGTGATGACCGTCGGCCTGCCGCTGCTGGGCGCCGGCATCGCAAGGCAGCTTTCCAAGAAGGGCGGCTGA
- a CDS encoding ABC transporter substrate-binding protein encodes MDNTTRYERLRERYMNGDVDRRTFLGLMGAAGAAYGLVTPYRALAQDVSQVRFDGWGGVVSEAFRKHAFDPYTKKTGIEVVDGTFGGGDEYLSRVKASQPGEYNIAHLSGVFDYARYHNLGLSSELNEDNIPNLQYVIPKLVDVFRKVSGGALSCVPYDYGTTGLAYNRKHISDDEMKEKGAKILIDEAYKGKISGWGDWRTRIWFASLQTGQDPNGAEDMDAVWDAIRAHRDLALKYWTSGAELMSLLAEEEVYVTEGWSGRIYALQEQGHDIGYYDPPNGYGWQECLFVLKGSPMEACEELLNFMLAPETSIAVAEGQNYPPALDPNKVDLGEKIPTLPAFDPNGTLEGLTFADPEYWNGHEAEWSKTFGRVQKGY; translated from the coding sequence ATGGACAACACCACCCGCTACGAGCGCCTGCGCGAGCGCTACATGAACGGCGACGTCGACCGGCGCACGTTCCTCGGCCTGATGGGGGCCGCGGGCGCGGCCTACGGTCTTGTCACGCCCTACCGCGCCTTAGCGCAGGACGTGAGCCAGGTGCGTTTCGACGGCTGGGGCGGCGTCGTGTCGGAGGCGTTCCGCAAGCATGCCTTCGACCCCTACACCAAGAAGACCGGCATCGAGGTCGTCGACGGCACCTTCGGCGGTGGCGATGAGTATCTCAGCCGGGTCAAGGCGAGCCAGCCGGGCGAATACAACATCGCCCACCTGTCCGGCGTCTTCGACTACGCGCGCTATCACAACCTCGGGCTGTCGTCCGAGCTCAACGAGGACAACATCCCCAACCTGCAATACGTGATCCCCAAGCTGGTCGACGTGTTCCGCAAGGTGTCGGGCGGGGCGCTGTCCTGCGTGCCCTACGATTACGGCACCACCGGGCTTGCCTACAACCGCAAGCACATCTCGGACGACGAGATGAAGGAGAAGGGTGCGAAGATCCTCATCGACGAGGCCTACAAGGGCAAGATCTCGGGCTGGGGCGACTGGCGCACGCGGATCTGGTTCGCCTCGCTGCAGACCGGGCAGGACCCGAACGGGGCCGAGGACATGGACGCCGTGTGGGATGCCATCCGCGCCCACCGCGATCTCGCGCTGAAATACTGGACCTCGGGCGCCGAGCTGATGTCGCTGCTGGCCGAGGAAGAGGTCTACGTCACCGAGGGCTGGTCGGGCCGGATCTACGCGCTGCAGGAGCAGGGCCACGACATCGGCTACTACGATCCGCCGAACGGCTACGGCTGGCAGGAGTGTCTCTTCGTGCTCAAGGGCTCGCCGATGGAGGCCTGCGAGGAGCTGCTGAACTTCATGCTGGCGCCCGAAACGTCGATCGCCGTGGCCGAGGGGCAGAACTACCCGCCGGCGCTCGACCCCAACAAGGTCGATCTCGGCGAGAAGATCCCGACGCTGCCGGCCTTCGATCCGAACGGCACGCTCGAAGGGCTGACCTTCGCCGATCCCGAGTACTGGAACGGCCACGAGGCGGAATGGTCCAAGACCTTCGGCCGGGTCCAGAAGGGCTACTGA
- a CDS encoding ABC transporter ATP-binding protein, with protein MSSVTLRNVVKRFHKFTAVHETNLEIPEGAFVTLLGPSGCGKTTNLRMIAGLLDPTKGEILIGGRAVNNVPIHKRNLGIVFQNYALFPHKTVAENVAFGLKYRDIPSSEIAGRVQAALDLVQLPHVGERYPKALSGGQQQRIALARAIVIEPDVLLLDEPLSALDANLREDMRVELKRIQDKIGVTTVFVTHDQSEALAMSDKIVVMSAGRVEQMGSPDEVYNNPASAFVANFLGASNMLPARCTSTGAEGTTLDVAPFGPVAIPAAKAQRLDGAGPATLVLRAEKLQVLSPGSAPPEMITAPATVETVDYQGQTVRYFLRLGDRQLQALNMIDEKPFEEGAQVEIGFRPKDCSALPGEAE; from the coding sequence ATGAGCTCCGTCACCCTGCGCAACGTCGTGAAGCGCTTCCACAAGTTCACGGCGGTGCATGAAACCAACCTCGAGATCCCCGAGGGCGCCTTTGTCACGTTGCTCGGCCCCTCGGGCTGCGGCAAGACCACGAACCTGCGCATGATCGCCGGGCTGCTCGATCCGACCAAGGGCGAGATCCTCATCGGCGGGCGCGCGGTCAACAACGTGCCGATCCACAAGCGCAACCTCGGGATCGTGTTCCAGAACTACGCGCTCTTTCCGCACAAGACCGTGGCCGAGAACGTCGCCTTCGGTCTGAAATACCGCGACATTCCAAGTTCCGAGATCGCCGGCCGCGTGCAGGCCGCGCTGGATCTCGTGCAGCTCCCGCATGTGGGCGAACGCTACCCCAAGGCGCTGTCGGGCGGCCAGCAGCAGCGCATCGCGCTGGCCCGTGCGATCGTCATCGAACCCGACGTGCTGCTGCTCGACGAGCCGCTCTCGGCGCTCGACGCCAACCTGCGCGAGGACATGCGCGTGGAGTTGAAACGGATCCAGGACAAGATCGGCGTCACCACCGTCTTCGTCACCCACGACCAGTCCGAGGCGCTGGCGATGTCCGACAAGATCGTCGTGATGAGCGCGGGTCGGGTCGAGCAGATGGGCAGCCCCGACGAGGTCTACAACAACCCTGCAAGCGCCTTCGTGGCGAACTTCCTCGGGGCGTCGAACATGCTGCCCGCGCGCTGCACGTCGACCGGCGCCGAGGGCACGACGCTCGATGTCGCGCCCTTTGGTCCGGTCGCGATCCCCGCCGCCAAGGCGCAGCGGCTCGACGGGGCGGGGCCTGCCACGCTGGTCCTGCGCGCCGAGAAGCTGCAGGTGCTGTCCCCCGGCAGCGCGCCCCCCGAAATGATCACCGCGCCGGCCACGGTCGAGACCGTCGACTACCAGGGCCAGACGGTGCGCTACTTCCTGCGGCTCGGCGACCGCCAGCTGCAGGCGCTCAACATGATCGACGAGAAACCATTCGAAGAAGGCGCGCAGGTCGAGATCGGCTTTCGTCCGAAGGACTGCTCCGCGCTGCCCGGGGAGGCGGAATGA
- a CDS encoding aminotransferase family protein produces the protein MSHLFYQGHGRKPVLDQARGVYMWDTDGRRYLDGSSGAMVCNIGHSNPRVLAAMREQMDRATFGYRLHFETEASERLAAKTVEKMPEGLSKVFFVSGGSEAIESAMKLARQYAVAIGQGSRWKVISRSPSYHGCTLGALAVTGYRSLTEPFAPMMREMPKVPAPRAYLDGLDPDDPATGHHYADMLEAQILREGPESVLAFVLEPVGGASTGALVPPEGYMARIREICDRHGVLLIMDEVMTGAGRTGAFLGCEHWNTRPDIVVMSKGFAAGYAPLGGIVAPDWLVGPVLDQGGFAHGFTYAGNPLACAAGAAVLDEIDRQGLVGNAAIMGEKLKARLHALAQKHEIIGDVRGKGLLTAFEFMSDPVTKAPLPKELRAFDRFVQIAYENGLIVYSRRTRDGVEGDHILVCPPLIVTDAHLDEIVEGLDLSLAQFRAELPALDKVH, from the coding sequence ATGAGCCACCTTTTCTACCAGGGGCACGGTCGCAAGCCCGTGCTCGACCAGGCGCGCGGCGTCTACATGTGGGACACCGACGGCCGACGCTACCTCGACGGCTCGTCGGGGGCGATGGTCTGCAACATCGGCCATTCCAACCCGCGCGTGCTGGCGGCGATGCGCGAGCAGATGGACCGCGCCACCTTCGGCTACCGTCTGCACTTCGAGACCGAGGCCTCGGAGCGGCTTGCGGCCAAGACCGTCGAGAAGATGCCCGAGGGGCTGTCGAAGGTGTTCTTCGTCTCCGGCGGCTCGGAGGCGATCGAAAGCGCCATGAAGCTCGCCCGGCAATATGCCGTGGCCATCGGGCAGGGGAGCCGCTGGAAGGTGATCTCGCGCAGCCCGTCCTACCACGGATGCACGCTGGGCGCGCTGGCGGTGACCGGCTACCGCAGCCTCACAGAGCCCTTCGCGCCGATGATGCGCGAGATGCCCAAGGTGCCCGCGCCGCGAGCCTATCTTGATGGCCTCGACCCCGACGACCCCGCCACCGGACACCATTATGCCGACATGCTCGAGGCGCAGATCCTGCGCGAGGGCCCCGAGAGCGTGCTGGCCTTCGTGCTCGAGCCGGTGGGCGGGGCCTCGACCGGGGCGCTGGTGCCGCCGGAGGGCTACATGGCCCGCATCCGCGAGATTTGCGACCGCCATGGCGTGCTTCTCATCATGGACGAGGTGATGACCGGCGCCGGGCGCACCGGCGCGTTCCTCGGCTGCGAGCACTGGAACACCCGGCCCGACATCGTGGTGATGTCCAAGGGCTTCGCCGCCGGCTACGCGCCGCTCGGTGGCATCGTGGCGCCCGACTGGCTCGTCGGGCCGGTGCTCGACCAGGGCGGCTTCGCGCATGGCTTCACCTATGCCGGCAACCCGCTGGCCTGTGCCGCCGGTGCCGCCGTGCTCGACGAGATCGACCGGCAGGGGCTGGTCGGGAACGCCGCCATCATGGGCGAGAAGCTCAAGGCGCGGCTGCACGCGCTTGCGCAGAAGCATGAGATCATCGGGGACGTGCGCGGCAAGGGGCTGCTCACCGCCTTCGAGTTCATGTCCGACCCGGTGACCAAGGCGCCGCTGCCGAAGGAGCTGCGTGCCTTCGACCGTTTCGTGCAGATCGCCTACGAGAACGGTCTCATCGTCTACTCGCGCCGGACCCGCGACGGGGTGGAGGGCGACCATATCCTCGTCTGTCCGCCGCTCATCGTCACCGATGCCCATCTCGACGAGATCGTCGAGGGGCTCGACCTGTCGCTCGCGCAGTTCCGCGCCGAGCTTCCGGCACTCGACAAGGTCCACTGA
- a CDS encoding 3-keto-5-aminohexanoate cleavage protein yields MSKILITCALTGSIHTPSMSPYLPVTADEIVEQGLAAAEAGAAILHLHARDPDTGRPSAAPEHYDAFLPRLKQASDAVLNLTTGGSAVMTLDERLAGPKAAEPEMCSLNMGSMNFALYPLAQRIDTWMHDWEKPFLEGSDDLIFKNTPRDIAHVLTEMGEKRGARFEFECYDVGHLYMLRHFMDRGMVPGTPFLQFVFGVLGGIGPDPENLVHMKHIADKLFPDGYQFSVLAAGRHQMPLATMAAALGGHVRVGLEDSLTIARGTLAKSNAEQVAKIRRIVEELGREPATPDEARAMLGLKGADRTAI; encoded by the coding sequence ATGTCCAAGATCCTCATCACCTGCGCGCTGACGGGCTCGATCCACACGCCCTCGATGTCGCCCTACCTGCCGGTCACCGCCGACGAGATCGTCGAGCAGGGGCTGGCGGCGGCCGAGGCGGGCGCCGCGATCCTGCACCTGCATGCGCGCGATCCCGACACCGGCCGGCCCTCGGCCGCGCCCGAGCATTACGACGCCTTCCTGCCGCGCCTGAAACAGGCGAGCGACGCGGTGCTCAACCTCACCACCGGAGGCAGCGCCGTGATGACGCTCGACGAGCGGCTCGCCGGGCCCAAGGCGGCGGAGCCCGAGATGTGCTCGCTCAACATGGGCAGCATGAACTTCGCGCTCTACCCGCTGGCGCAGCGCATCGACACCTGGATGCACGACTGGGAAAAGCCGTTCCTCGAAGGCTCGGACGATCTCATCTTCAAGAACACGCCGCGCGACATCGCGCATGTGCTGACCGAGATGGGCGAGAAACGCGGCGCGCGGTTCGAGTTCGAATGCTACGACGTCGGACATCTCTACATGCTGCGGCATTTCATGGATCGCGGCATGGTGCCCGGCACGCCCTTCCTGCAGTTCGTCTTCGGCGTGCTGGGGGGCATCGGGCCGGACCCGGAGAACCTCGTCCACATGAAGCACATTGCCGACAAGCTCTTCCCCGATGGCTACCAGTTCTCGGTGCTGGCGGCGGGGCGTCACCAGATGCCGCTCGCGACCATGGCGGCGGCGCTGGGCGGGCACGTCCGTGTCGGTCTCGAGGACAGCCTGACCATCGCGCGCGGGACGCTGGCGAAATCCAACGCCGAGCAGGTCGCCAAGATCCGCCGCATCGTCGAGGAGCTGGGACGCGAGCCCGCCACCCCCGACGAGGCGCGCGCGATGCTGGGCCTCAAGGGCGCGGACAGGACGGCGATATGA
- a CDS encoding GNAT family N-acetyltransferase encodes MSVTFRQAGAGDVPALNAALARLSADIGDTHRASDEDLRRAGFGAHPAFRAVLAETAEGLVGVALYSPAMSTSKGLVVTYVADLWISPDLRGQRLGPRLLAAVARDAAETWGARALKLNVYHASPDARRFYDRLGFVAATQHTEMFLDEARTADLATHGEKA; translated from the coding sequence ATGAGCGTGACATTCCGACAGGCCGGGGCGGGCGACGTGCCCGCCCTCAACGCCGCGCTGGCACGGCTCTCGGCGGACATCGGCGACACCCACCGCGCCTCGGACGAGGACCTGCGGCGCGCGGGCTTCGGCGCCCATCCGGCGTTTCGCGCGGTCCTTGCGGAGACGGCGGAGGGGCTCGTAGGAGTCGCGCTCTACTCGCCTGCCATGTCGACCTCGAAGGGGCTGGTGGTGACCTACGTCGCCGATCTATGGATCTCGCCGGACCTGCGCGGCCAGCGGCTGGGGCCGCGGCTGCTGGCGGCGGTCGCCCGGGATGCGGCCGAGACCTGGGGCGCTCGGGCGCTGAAGCTCAACGTCTACCATGCAAGCCCCGACGCGCGGCGCTTCTACGACCGGCTGGGCTTCGTCGCGGCCACACAGCACACCGAGATGTTCCTGGACGAGGCCCGGACGGCGGATCTTGCAACACATGGAGAAAAGGCATGA
- a CDS encoding histone deacetylase family protein, giving the protein MKAFFDARQWKHAPQHFMANGTLLPNPEEPRRIEILTDAAEAAGCRFEMPDDAGLGPIAALHTAEYITFLRNIYTRWRRIDGAGAEVIPNIHPANRTDGYPKSAVGQAGWHQADTACPIAEHTFEAAYWSAQSAIAGADHLLAGGDMAYALSRPPGHHAFADLAGGFCFFNNAGIAAERLRAAGLRPAIVDVDVHHGNGTQGIFYERGDVLTVSIHADPARFYPFFWGHAQERGAGAGLGTNLNLPLARGTGDDDYLGTLATALERCDSFGADVIVVALGLDASIDDPFQGLAVTQEGFTRIGAALAATGRKLLFLQEGGYVSETLGANLTHVLTGATGG; this is encoded by the coding sequence ATGAAGGCATTCTTCGACGCCCGGCAGTGGAAGCACGCGCCGCAGCACTTCATGGCGAACGGCACGCTGCTGCCCAACCCCGAAGAGCCGCGCCGGATCGAGATCCTGACCGACGCTGCCGAAGCCGCCGGTTGCCGGTTCGAGATGCCCGACGACGCGGGGCTCGGGCCCATCGCGGCGCTGCACACCGCCGAATACATCACCTTCCTGCGCAACATCTATACCCGCTGGCGGCGGATCGATGGCGCGGGCGCGGAGGTCATTCCCAACATCCACCCCGCCAATCGCACCGACGGCTATCCGAAATCGGCGGTGGGGCAGGCGGGCTGGCACCAGGCGGATACAGCCTGTCCGATCGCCGAGCATACCTTCGAAGCCGCCTACTGGTCGGCTCAGAGCGCCATCGCGGGGGCCGACCACCTGCTTGCGGGCGGTGACATGGCCTATGCGCTCTCGCGGCCGCCGGGGCACCACGCCTTTGCCGATCTCGCCGGCGGCTTCTGCTTCTTCAACAACGCCGGCATCGCCGCCGAACGGCTGCGCGCAGCCGGCCTGCGCCCGGCCATCGTCGATGTCGACGTGCACCACGGCAACGGCACGCAGGGGATATTCTACGAGCGGGGCGACGTGCTGACGGTGTCGATCCACGCCGATCCCGCGCGGTTCTACCCGTTTTTCTGGGGCCATGCGCAGGAGCGCGGCGCGGGCGCGGGGCTGGGGACGAACCTCAACCTGCCGCTTGCACGCGGCACCGGCGATGACGACTACCTCGGCACGCTGGCGACGGCGTTGGAGCGCTGCGACAGCTTCGGGGCGGACGTGATCGTTGTGGCGCTGGGCCTCGATGCGTCCATCGACGACCCGTTCCAAGGGCTCGCGGTCACGCAGGAGGGCTTCACCCGCATCGGCGCGGCGCTGGCCGCTACCGGGCGCAAGCTGCTCTTCCTGCAGGAAGGCGGCTACGTCAGCGAGACGCTCGGCGCCAACCTGACCCACGTGCTGACCGGCGCGACGGGGGGCTGA
- a CDS encoding LysR substrate-binding domain-containing protein: protein MRKAYIPSVAELEAFTACARRGTTTMAAESLGLTQSAISRSLASLEDRLGVALFNRVRQRLVLSPAGHAFLDRAEHLLAGLDEAAMGVMAFGGRDAVLRMAVLPSLARIWLIPRLSGFAREAPEISLDLSARLLPVDFGREPLDLAIMRSGHDMPGVTSEPVLPETMVIVAAPALLRGRAALSDAELLELPLLQQSTRPTLWLDWFRGSETDPRRILRGARLDHFDMIVDAAIAGLGVGIVPEIVARPALERGALALAAPRRFETGEHYALILPERSRSSPHVQRFRDWLLREIAG from the coding sequence ATGCGCAAAGCCTACATCCCCTCCGTGGCCGAGCTCGAGGCCTTCACCGCCTGCGCCCGGCGCGGCACCACGACGATGGCTGCCGAAAGCCTCGGGCTGACGCAGAGCGCGATCTCGCGTTCGCTCGCCTCGCTCGAGGACCGGCTGGGCGTTGCGCTCTTCAACCGCGTGCGCCAGCGGCTCGTGCTTTCGCCTGCGGGCCATGCCTTCCTTGACCGGGCCGAACATCTGCTCGCCGGGCTCGACGAGGCGGCAATGGGGGTCATGGCCTTCGGCGGGCGCGACGCCGTGCTGCGCATGGCGGTGCTGCCGAGCCTCGCGCGGATCTGGCTCATCCCGCGGCTCTCGGGCTTTGCGCGCGAGGCTCCCGAGATCAGCCTCGACCTCAGTGCGCGGCTGCTGCCGGTGGACTTCGGCCGCGAGCCGCTCGACCTTGCGATTATGCGCAGCGGGCATGACATGCCCGGTGTCACCTCGGAGCCGGTTCTGCCCGAGACGATGGTGATCGTCGCCGCGCCAGCGCTGCTGCGCGGCCGCGCGGCGCTGAGCGATGCCGAGCTTCTGGAGCTGCCGCTGCTGCAGCAATCCACCCGCCCGACGCTCTGGCTCGACTGGTTCCGGGGCTCCGAGACCGATCCCCGCCGCATCCTGCGCGGCGCGCGGCTCGATCATTTCGACATGATCGTCGACGCCGCCATCGCCGGACTCGGCGTGGGCATCGTACCCGAGATCGTCGCCCGGCCGGCGCTCGAGCGGGGCGCGCTGGCGCTGGCCGCGCCGCGCCGCTTCGAGACCGGCGAGCATTACGCGCTGATCCTGCCGGAGCGATCGCGGTCGAGCCCGCACGTCCAGCGCTTCCGAGACTGGCTGCTGCGCGAGATCGCCGGCTGA